The DNA sequence CACGCCTTTGTCAGCAATTACCAGACACAACAACCGaccccagccaccaccataTGCCACACGCCTCCCCTATTTGGCCACTCACTTCATACTAATGCGTGTAAAAACACGGCCTCGGAACTCCAGGCCGAAGATCCCCATCAGCATCTCCGTCCGCACAtagccatcaccacacacatcACGCGCATACGCCAACTAGACCTGACCTTGACCAAGAAggcaaccaacccccctctgCCTCGCCACGCCTCGTCGAGCAATGATTGTCCCAAAAGAGGTTCTCTCTCATCCTCACAGGTGGCGCACATTTTCCGAGCCGTGTTTCTCTCCTCCTTGTCGTGCACTGAAGAGAGCACATATCCCAAAACAGGCCGCTCCACACCTTAACCTACGTAGGCACCTACCAACCTAGACAGTGCACATGGTGAACGAACTCCCGTCCGTAACCCACAATACATTGATCCTCCAGTCTTCCTGCGCGCAAcatatcccccctcccatcccgaGTCCGAGTTCACAACTCCACACtgcccaaaaaaaaccagaaAACCGGTCGTCGTTGCAGCAGAACCTTTTGTCCAAATTCTGCAGGTCATCTCGTTTCGTGCTAGTTTCGTCTCATGTTTTTTATCCTCTTCGTCCCGCCCCTTCACCCCATCCACAACGGTTGGTCGGTTttggttggcggtggtggtggttgtcaaAAAACAGGCCAGCAAATAAATTCTCCTACCGAGCACCGACTATCGAGAGTTAGGGTCTTGTCAAACGTTCAAgaatcccaccccctccctgtCTGGCGTTAACAAGTACATGactggaggggggggattttGGGGAACTTTACGGTCAAGGGTTTGAAAGAAGCCCCTCCAGGGTTAGACAGACGTTTGTGGATACCTCGTAGAAAAAAGAGTTATCCAAAACCAAGTATCTCCCCTTCAGccaaggcaaaaaaaaaaaaaaacggtTTTCCTCTTCCGCGatcagccaccaccgccatggCGGCTGGAAAACTCAACggtcttctttctttcttcctttAACGGTCAATCGCTCGGCACCGCTCGTCGCCCCTTTTTCTCAGCGGTGGAGTCTGGCTGCTGATCCGCAAGACTGCCAACATCGTCACATTCACATCGACAAGTCCAACACATCAATCGTAGTGTTTCTGACAGCCATTTTgatatgtatatatatatatgaaTAAGAATGGGGTATGTAAACTaaacagaaaaaaagttACAACATCAAGAATaaaaccccctttccccctagtcaaaaaaaaaatggcaATGTTGCCCAAAAAGAAgtgaaacaaaaaaaaaagaagtggTATCCCAACTgaagaacaacaaaaaaaggtaTTCATGCAACATCTCTGTAGGCAAATCCAATTTCCAAACCCGTTtcccccgcctcccaaccccagagTTCCTTCCGACTGTCCCCAACCCCTGGTGTGCGTGTGTGTCATCGTAGAGTGGTTTCCAATCCCCATATATATATGACATATAAAAGACTTTGGCGTtgcgttgatgttgttgtgttgtcgtatgtgtgtgtgtgtgtgtgtgtgtgtacgTCCTCCGTTACATTTTCACAATTCACCCATGGATATTCTTAGAAGCCCCCGTCTCGTAAACcacgcccccccctcccatcctctcGTATCGTTGCAGAAGAGAAACCCATCCgccaccagccagccgccACTTATTGCCAACTCcaagagatgatgatgatgatgatgaaaaaaatgtcaatgatgatgatgatgatgatatgtTACCTGATTTTTCTTGACCACCTGCCCCGGGATGAAAGATTGagaaaacaagagaaaagaatTGATATAAACCCCCTGACCCAGCCAGCAACATATGGCCACCCCTCCGTCACCGTTGTGCTGTTGTCGTTTCAAGTTGAAGATAAAAGTATGATGAAACCCATAATCGAATAAAACGGGTCGGATGAACAACCCCCAGAATGGAAAGGATGAGTTGAATTGATGATTAGACAACGTCCTAAAATGCGGGGAGAAGGCGGGGTGAAAACATGGGGTAACGGGGGACCGGCCCGAAAACCCCGGTCCCAAGGACAATCCGTTCAATTTGCGACCGCCAACTCCAAAGAAAACGGAGGTGTGTGTGATTAGCCCGGAAAAGGATTCGCACTCACTCCCacactctcacacacaccatcatcatcgtccggGCCTTGTTTTCTGCGAAGACGGGGAACATGTGTTTGCTGAGAAATTGCACCGAAAAGTTGTATCGTTTGTTATGCGGAAAATGTCGGTGTTGTTTCGTCCACGAGATGCGCACCTATCGGGGCACCCGCCCCGGCGCGTGGTAACCCAGGCCCGCTCGAGTCGTCCGATGGATGAACCGGCTTGTTTTCGCCTTGGACGTCCACCACGCCCCGGGTCTTTACCCCTCGGTTTTGCATGTGTCATTGTCGTCCATTTCCTCCCCCCGTCTTTATCGGACCCGATGTCGGGTTTGTGATATCGGACAACGTAGGAACCTGACAGCAACTGGGGTACCGAAGAATTGCGCAAGTTATGTGACGGTTTTTCGATTTTCGTAGATGAAGGTCCTTGCTGATATCGCCTTCAGACAATGCATGCTCCGGCGGGATGCTAGGTGTTCGTACCAAATGTGCAGCGGCTACATGCGCACCTTCAGTAATAAGCGAATGGCGGCGTGGGGTCTTTTGCAACCCGGCAAGCGGCTGTCTTTCCCACAAGACCGGAAACGTGGTTCATGGGAGCGTTAGGCGAGACATATATGTCAGTGTTGGTAATCAGGGCTGGTGATGCGGGTTCGGGGTGCGGGTGTCCGGACTGGGCTGTCCTTGATTGCCGCAAGGGCTCACCCGCTGAGGTAGGTCCGACGTCTGACTTCGGCTTCCTTGATGATTTCAGCCGAGAGGCTCAGACTTGGCGACAGGACAGCGTAGCGTTCGATCTCCATGACGACGTCGTTGATGATTTGATCAATGGTATCGCGGTGGGGAACCAGGCTCCAGAGGATGCTCGACAGTGACGGCGACATGGTGGCGCCCATGACCAAAAGTGTCTGTGATACAATGGACAGAGCACCCTGCCAAAGGTACGGCATATGTCCGGCGTGACTGCGGCCAATTCGTTAGATTAACTGTCAAGAGGCGCTGCTGACCAATGGGAAAGACGGGGAAAAAGACTTACTGCGCAGTAATGTGCTCCAGTTGCCGGATTGACGCTTCTAGGCACTTTGTGCAAGCCTCCCGCACCGAGGGGTCCAACACCGCTTGCTCGTTGTCAAGGACCGCCAGAATATAAGGTCGATAGATGATGGTTCGGCAGGCGAAGAAGCGTAATCTCAGCACCGTCTGCACCGGATCGGGAAGCATCGTCCGTGTGAAGGGAAACTGCAGCGGTAGTGGCAAGCTCTCATACCACTGTGTCAGCTGGAAGTCAAGCTCTGCCACGACCGGCTCcaagcttgttgttgatgccaTGGAATCCTTCGAGTAGATGAGCTGACTGACGCGGTTGAGCAGCCTCCTCAGTGCAATCTCGGCCAGGAAATACCACAACTCGTCGCGTCCAACTGCTTCCTGCTCATCGCCCTCGAACCCGCAGGGAAGACCAACATTCTCCTCAAATGCAACCACACCAGAATGGGGGAGGTCCAATTCGGCCAATAAATCGCTTTCGAAGAGAAGTGAGTTCCAGTAAATTCTTTCGATCAGCTCCCTCTGATCAGCGGGCACTCTGCTCGGCGCCATGAGCAAAAGCTGCAGTTTCGTACTTGTCGTGCAAAGCAAGTTCCATGCCTCCAGCGGTCGAACAAGGTAAAACAGGtaagcagcagccagcaagTGACACTGTGCTGCGAGCACACTGTTGGACGTCATCATGCCTGGCAGCAGAGACCAAGCTGCGGTGAAATACTGAAGTCCGGGAGGGTCCTCATGGGGTACAATCCTCGAGATGCTGCCTCTCGAGCTAGCCTGGCCCAgggccagcaccaacagcacaATGCAACTCTCTGGTCCTTCTCTGAAACCGTTTGATAGCGCTATCCTGTAGTGGCTCCTCCACGTGTATGGGTTGACGCAGGCGTACCAGATGTTGACTCTGTCAAAGTAGGCTTCGATGTAGGCATTCGTATTGGAGAGGTCGACGCAGGGAGTCTTGGCGAGAGAGTGCAGCGGCTCACGGGCCATCTCAAGCTGCAGGAGAATTTGAGGGTCGTACGGTCGTGATACCAAATCGCGGATCATGGGCCACTGCAGCAGATGCAGAGCCGCATTCGTGTGCACCTTTGGCATGGTCGAGATATTGTTAGTGGCTGTGGCGGACCATGTCCCAAGTCCACCGCTGGGAATGACGGACACAAAGTTGGCGGCATTTGACCCGATTCCCATCAAGTTGTCACCGCTGAGAGCTGTCCCATTGCTCATATTTGGCGAATCATGAGACATGCCCATGCCATTGGGGTGGCCCACCATGTTCATCTGGAGCAGGTTCTCAATGCGGTTCAAGCGCTCCAGGATAAGCTTGTCGCCGGCATCCAGCTTGATGCCGGGCTCGCGATAAATGCACTCGGCACCCAACTCGGTACATAGCTTGCACTTTGGCTTCGTGCCATCGCATCGTGACTTCCTCGAACGGCAAACCTCGCACTATAAAATCCTGTCAGTAACCTTCCCGGCTGGTCCTGTGTTCTCGATTCAACGTACAGCGATGGTTGCCCTCCGCCTTGGATAGTCGACGCCCGCATCGGTATTCCGCCTTTTAAGAGGGTTGATACCCTCATCGCTCGGTGCCTTCTGCATCCCATTCGATTCTGGCCTGTTGTCTGATGACTGTGAAAGATTGCGCGCCTTCTGCGCCGAACCGAGTATGCCTTCCCTGCTGAAGCTAGGAGTCCGAGCCGACTTGAGAGATGTTGGTGACTTGAGAGAGTTTACGCCACCGCCGTTAACCTGGACCTGGGCCAGAAGCTGGGGCGAGGGCACCTCGATGGTGAAGTCCCTGTTCGGCAATGGAAACCTTCCTACAACAGTAGCACTGGCAGCCGCAGTCATAGTGGCCGTGGAAGAATGTGGAGAGTCACCGTTGGACGATGGTGACATGCTGTTGGCACTCGGTACGTTGATGAGTGCGTCCAAAGAGACAGACCGGTGATGCTCGTGATGTGTTCCGATAGATATGGGTGTTGTTAGAGAATCCCGGGCTTCCGTGTTTCGTTCGAGGTAATCAACCGGCGGATAACAGCAACCGCTTCCCACTTCGACGGTTCTGTCGACTCAGACACCGCAAGCACCAAAAACACAAGCActcggttgttgttgtccgGCTCGCATCATCAAGCGGCGACGACCAGAGGGagtgaggtggaggagatggaaagGAACGGAGGTACGCTGGGCCgtatgttggtgatgggtggtgataGCAAAAGTAAAGGGGGAGGGCAGGTCTTTTCGGGAACTGTGGGATGTGAAGGATTCATATGGGGGTAAGCTCGCCTAGAGGTAGCGTGAGCGGCAGCCCTTGTAGAATAAAACCCAAGACCGgtatgaagaggagggaacAGGTACAACAGATGCACCCTTGGGTGGCTTCGGAGATACCTACCtcttgagggggggggaggaggggggggtgggcgtcTGAACTAACGGTGGCTTGATGCTTTGTGGGGGAAATTTGCCCTGGTCCTGTTGATGAGTTCCCAAGGCCGGGTCACAGTGATCCGCGGTGTAGCTACTGTGATGCTGATACCCCCTTGAGTGTACCGTTGGATTGGCAGCGGCTCCAGGTTGGCTTGCGGCAAACCCCATCGCTTTTCACTCACGCGATGGACTCCAAAATTCGTCGTCCAAAACGGAGACGGGACGGTGGTCTACAGGGGAGCCCCATGCGCTAGGCTCGACGAGAGTGGGAACCGCGAACGACCGATGGACTACGACCCCCTGCTCAGCGTTGCAGTGACGCTGAGCGAAAGCGCCATGTGGAGTGGCAGAAAAGTGGTCTCTGATGGTGCTGTGGGTGTGCCCCGGATCTGGTGCGTGCTGGATCATGGAGGATGCATCGAGGGCCGAGGTCCTCGAGGGAATCAGGAGCATGGGGACGTGAAGCGAGCCGCGAGCAGCCGGTGGTCTGGCTGTCACCTGTGTCACCAGCTGAGAGAAGTCATCAGCAAGGGACAAGCAGGAGGGACGTCTGTGTTGAAGGGGTGGGGCCGGACACAGCATTTgcggagaagggggaaagaaggaaaaCGAGATGGATCattggagggaggaggaggaatcgcAAATCAAAAACGCGGGGGTGGGGTTCCCCAAGGAATCTCCAAAACCGTTCGTTcacttcttgggcttgggctggGGAAGACAGCAAAAGCATTGACCACTGACCGCAGGTGCAGGTGGTCGGTCTGCTCCGCTCGTTCCGTTGCCTGTTTGAGCTTCCATCATCCAAAAGTATAGGTAGGTAAGCAGAGTGACAGAGGGTATGTTGAACGAGGCATTGACAAAGTGCCTTATAAATGAGACTTACGTGGACTGCCCGTCTCGGCatagacagacagacagacagacaccTACCTACTACCGTAACACGTACTCGTACTGACCAGGGCCAGGACAGCGGCGCTAACTCATGTAATAGTATCGTGTACCGCGAGGGCTAGCCACGACTGCCATGGCGGTGAATGAAACTGCAAAGGTTAGCCGATCAGCTGAAAAGCTCCAGATCACTTGCCAGGCTCTTGCTGCAACTCCAGCAGACAGACAGGGCAGCAGGGACTTTGACATGACAGCACGTATGAAGATGTCCATGGGTTGTCGGCATCACCAGCCGGATGAAGGGAAATGGTGCGCACGTTCACTCATAGTCTTACCTTTCTTGAGTCAACACACGAACCCGAACCCGGGCTTTGGAAGACCACTCATGTAAGACACACTGAAGACCATGTGGAGGTAATCATCGTGGACCTGCATCCCCGGTTTGATCTGCAAAAACATCCCCAGAAATGAGAGCCTATTGCCCCAGTATTCTCAATgcagctcctccatcaagaagcagcagtaCAATCGTGTACATTGACCCCGCATCTTCACTTCCAGTCAGTCATCCAATCACCAACAGTCCGGACTTTGACGGCATGATCACCAGctcacccatcccccccctcttaATACTCTGTTAATTCTTGACtcgtgtgtgtgttgatgttggttACGAAGAGTTTAGGTGGTTGTACCGGCCTTATAAGAGCGAGTGGTAAGGTCGTGCTTCTACCAGGGACCCCTTCACATAATACAAGCGCGCCATACCATAAGGCTTGATAAACCCTTGCAAATTGTATTTAGCATAAATTCAACAACTGCCAGCGTCGCTCCTGGTAATCTCTGGGCTCGACGAATCGCCTTGTTCCCATGCTCGGGCCCTCCGCACTGTCCGCCGCGAAGAACTGTGGTGAGGAGCAGAGAGTTCGAGAAGGCCACGAAAGAACTCCACACCACACGGAGCATCGTCTTGGAACAAAGCTGTTCGTCATGATCCTCGTCAACCTACtaggctggtggtggtggcaggtaCCTGCGTCCTGGATGTGTCGATACGTACGATACAAGCACACCCACACCACTCTGCCAACAAAAAGATCACCTCGGGAGTCGATCGAGCATCGTCTTGTAGGCGGCAAACCGGTGGATGTGGACGGTCAGGTGGTGATCAGTTCCCATTCCGCCTCTGCGGCCGTATATGACTCTTCTCATCAATGggcttctttgccttccCTTCTGGTGGATGAAGCAGGATCTCGTGAACATTCAACACGATGGCCCGCTCCACCGCATActtgccaccgccgccgacaagCTGCGTGGCTGCCTCGACTGCCTAAGGGTCCGTCCTATTTCGGGTAACCGAGATATTGCTGATATTGAGGGCTCGATAGAAGGGTGGTGGACCGCTATATTGGGAACCAAGTTTTggtcctcttccttctcgaCTGTCAACTTTCGTTTCCTGCCGTGCGACCACTGGAAGGACTCCCGTCTAGACTCATCAACAATGCTGGGCTGTCTGTGATGGGCAAATTGGCCCAAGCACGTCACATCTCCAAGCTCCCGTCTGTCGAAGCCGCAATCTCGCCTTGTTCGCGATACCAAAATCCCGCCCTCTGTGTGTCCTAAAGGGTACTTGTGGCTGTTTGTGGGGCGCATAGAAGCACTGTCCATCCGATTCGGAGCAAGTCGCTTTTTCCAACGGCTCGAAACGTCAAAACGGGCGGTGGTAGACCGTTTCAGGATTAACTGGTAAATTACGGTCTGCACCACGCACGTGCATCCGCAGCCCAGCCGAGTGCGTTAGTGGCTTGGGGAACAGCGACTTCCACTGGGCGCCCAAAAAGGCGGTCGGTCCGAATGCTTGCAATTAGACCTTTgtgcacaccaccaccagccacacaacTTGGTGTGAAAGAGCCTCAGGACACGACATCTCCAGCTGTCGGGATACAGAAATATCGGGCTATCGAATATCAATAAGCCCCAGGTTTAACCCTatgccaacctcaaccctaACAACTCggaccaactcctccaccagctaAAGATCTGGATACCTACCACAGAACGATCCAGACAATTGTATTTCTGTCCTCGTACATTCGCTAACCACTCAGCCGCCCAAGAGTCCCTAGAAACGGCCCATCTGGCCCTCTTCAGCCTCgctgtcctcctcccgctaCGCTCCGCTCCCTTGGTGACCGTGTGGGAGGTCATGGGACTTTTCGATATATATTAACCGGCACACACAAACCCTGGCTACACATGGCATACATTGACACCACCCGTCTAGACCCACGCTAGTCTAAGGTGCGGCTGCCGCAGACGATATTACACACGCCCGATTTCTCGTTGGAAAAGCACGGATGTCGTCGATATTCGGACGTGGCCTGCATGTGCC is a window from the Podospora pseudocomata strain CBS 415.72m chromosome 6, whole genome shotgun sequence genome containing:
- a CDS encoding hypothetical protein (EggNog:ENOG503NWSR; COG:S) → MSPSSNGDSPHSSTATMTAAASATVVGRFPLPNRDFTIEVPSPQLLAQVQVNGGGVNSLKSPTSLKSARTPSFSREGILGSAQKARNLSQSSDNRPESNGMQKAPSDEGINPLKRRNTDAGVDYPRRRATIACEVCRSRKSRCDGTKPKCKLCTELGAECIYREPGIKLDAGDKLILERLNRIENLLQMNMVGHPNGMGMSHDSPNMSNGTALSGDNLMGIGSNAANFVSVIPSGGLGTWSATATNNISTMPKVHTNAALHLLQWPMIRDLVSRPYDPQILLQLEMAREPLHSLAKTPCVDLSNTNAYIEAYFDRVNIWYACVNPYTWRSHYRIALSNGFREGPESCIVLLVLALGQASSRGSISRIVPHEDPPGLQYFTAAWSLLPGMMTSNSVLAAQCHLLAAAYLFYLVRPLEAWNLLCTTSTKLQLLLMAPSRVPADQRELIERIYWNSLLFESDLLAELDLPHSGVVAFEENVGLPCGFEGDEQEAVGRDELWYFLAEIALRRLLNRVSQLIYSKDSMASTTSLEPVVAELDFQLTQWYESLPLPLQFPFTRTMLPDPVQTVLRLRFFACRTIIYRPYILAVLDNEQAVLDPSVREACTKCLEASIRQLEHITAHHAGHMPYLWQGALSIVSQTLLVMGATMSPSLSSILWSLVPHRDTIDQIINDVVMEIERYAVLSPSLSLSAEIIKEAEVRRRTYLSG